From one Culex quinquefasciatus strain JHB chromosome 3, VPISU_Cqui_1.0_pri_paternal, whole genome shotgun sequence genomic stretch:
- the LOC119768591 gene encoding uncharacterized protein LOC119768591, whose protein sequence is MFVVVDGKLPGRLPERPVPRRRSGQDCATIKSGVVRRRRLSSIAAETEGQCPGVGPAAAVNLTVSGSARNRATFRGQRRAGAARDLDIPGPLGFIPSFPP, encoded by the exons ATGTTCGTGGTTGTCGACGGAAAGCTACCTGGACGTCTCCCAGAACGACCAGTCCCACGCA GACGAAGTGGCCAGGATTGCGCCACCATTAAGTCCGGTGTTGTACGACGAAGGAGGCTGTCGTCAATCGCAGCCGAAACCGAAGGCCAGTGTCCCGGAGTTGGACCAGCGGCCGCAGTGAACCTGACCGTGTCAGGAAGTGCCCGGAACCGTGCTACGTTCCGCGGACAGCGAAGAGCAGGAGCTGCTCGAGATTTGGACATCCCAG GACCTCTCGGGTTTATCCCAAGTTTCCCCCCGTGA
- the LOC119768594 gene encoding uncharacterized protein LOC119768594 yields MVFIKLATYSNSQFFLTRAGGECNQCVCSVRYRCDSSRICVNVVPRDVRGCRRKATWTSPRTTSPTQCVVAASHHQISSWKTSHERSAGGGERGRKERKVGGSRIRGGSGRSGQDCATIKSGVVRRRRLSSIAAETEGQCPGVGPAAAVNLTVSGSARNRATFRGQRRAGAARDLDIPGPLGFIPSFPRETPLVSALALPYPARQTNPETTNRQSVGRCVAKPPRNLRVPNPDNPDGGAASSKPAAPLHAQEGHGRLAIGPRSSSRSRRVHPTTEKPPRWRTAGGAQRSSGRNNDDRSADRGPAADHRCTRK; encoded by the exons ATGGTTTTCATAAAGCTAGCAACTTACAGCaa ttcgcaattttttttaacccgaGCCGGGGGAGAGTGTAACCAGTGTGTCTGTAGTGTTCGATATCGATGTGACTCGTCGCGTATTTGTGTAAATGTAGTGCCAAGAGATGTTCGTGGTTGTCGACGGAAAGCTACCTGGACGTCTCCCAGAACGACCAGTCCCACGCAGTGCGTTGTTGCCGCTAGCCACCACCAGATATCGTCGTGGAAAACATCGCACGAGAGATCAGCAGGGGGTGGCGAAAGAGGGCGAAAAGAGAGGAAAGTTGGCGGGTCTCGGATCAGGGGGGGTTCAGGACGAAGTGGCCAGGATTGCGCCACCATTAAGTCCGGTGTTGTACGACGAAGGAGGCTGTCGTCAATCGCAGCCGAAACCGAAGGCCAGTGTCCCGGAGTTGGACCAGCGGCCGCAGTGAACCTGACCGTGTCAGGAAGTGCCCGGAACCGTGCTACGTTCCGCGGACAGCGAAGAGCAGGAGCTGCTCGAGATTTGGACATCCCAG GACCTCTCGGGTTTATCCCAAGTTTCCCCCGTGAAACCCCGTTGGTTTCTGCCCTGGCCTTGCCATATCCGGCCCGGCAGACCAACCCCGAAACCACCAACCGTCAATCCGTTGGTCGGTGCGTCGCCAAGCCGCCACGTAACCTCCGTGTCCCAAACCCGGACAATCCCGACGGAGGCGCTGCCTCGTCGAAGCCTGCAGCACCGTTACACGCTCAGGAAGGACACGGACGGCTGGCGATAGGTccgagaagcagcagcagaagtCGGAGGGTCCATCCGACGACCGAGAAGCCACCCCGTTGGCGTACTGCAGGAGGAGCTCAACGGTCATCCGGACGGAACAACGACGACCGCAGTGCAGATCGGGGCCCCGCAGCAGATCATCGGTGCACAAGGAAGTAG